The proteins below are encoded in one region of Thermotoga sp.:
- the ruvB gene encoding Holliday junction branch migration DNA helicase RuvB, whose amino-acid sequence MSDFLSPERTVYDSGVQFLRPKSLNEFIGQEKVKRKLSLALEAAKIRGEILDHVLLAGPPGLGKTTLAHIIASEMQTNIHVTSGPVLAKQGDMAAILTSLERGDVLFIDEIHRLNKAVEEVLYSAIEDFQIDIMIGKGPSAKSIRIDIQPFTLVGATTRSGLLSSPLRSRFGMILELDFYTTEELKEIVKRAARLMDVEIEDRAAEMIAKRSRGTPRIAIRLTKRVRDMLTIEKADRISEKIVLKTMEVLNIDEEGLDEFDRKILKTIIEVYKGGPVGLNALAASLGVETDTLSEVYEPYLLQTGFIARTPRGRLATRKAYEHLKYEFPEGRLF is encoded by the coding sequence GTGAGCGATTTCCTCTCCCCGGAAAGGACGGTTTATGACTCGGGTGTTCAGTTTTTGAGGCCCAAAAGTTTGAACGAGTTCATTGGGCAAGAGAAGGTCAAGAGAAAGCTCTCCCTCGCACTGGAAGCCGCAAAGATAAGGGGGGAGATACTCGACCATGTACTCCTTGCGGGGCCTCCTGGACTTGGAAAGACAACCCTTGCACACATAATAGCGAGCGAGATGCAAACAAACATACACGTAACGAGTGGCCCCGTTCTGGCGAAACAGGGGGACATGGCTGCCATCCTTACGAGTCTGGAGAGAGGTGATGTCTTGTTCATAGACGAAATACACAGGCTGAACAAAGCCGTGGAAGAGGTACTCTACTCTGCAATAGAAGACTTCCAGATAGATATAATGATCGGTAAAGGACCAAGCGCGAAGTCCATAAGAATAGACATACAACCCTTCACCCTTGTTGGGGCTACAACACGGAGTGGCCTTCTGAGTTCTCCCCTCAGGAGCAGATTCGGCATGATCTTGGAGCTCGATTTCTACACAACAGAGGAACTGAAGGAAATCGTGAAACGGGCTGCCAGACTGATGGATGTTGAGATCGAAGACAGAGCGGCGGAGATGATAGCAAAGAGATCCCGTGGCACACCTCGAATCGCCATAAGACTCACGAAAAGGGTAAGGGACATGCTCACCATAGAGAAAGCCGATAGGATCTCCGAGAAGATCGTTCTTAAAACCATGGAAGTGCTCAACATAGACGAAGAAGGGCTGGACGAGTTCGACAGAAAGATCCTGAAGACGATCATAGAGGTGTACAAAGGCGGTCCAGTGGGTTTGAACGCGCTCGCAGCCTCCCTGGGTGTGGAAACGGACACCCTCAGTGAGGTGTACGAACCGTACCTTCTTCAAACCGGATTTATCGCGAGGACCCCCCGGGGAAGGCTCGCAACGAGAAAAGCTTATGAACACCTCAAATACGAATTCCCAGAGGGTCGTCTTTTCTGA
- a CDS encoding YggT family protein, whose translation MFVIANLLKAIAVTLRSFIYIEIVSIVISVIFSWVMPYHYHPVRRFFDALSSLVLNPIRRFLPPIGSVDISPMIAIFVLLFLDEFLVETLFDLAVRLS comes from the coding sequence ATGTTCGTGATAGCGAATCTGCTGAAGGCGATTGCAGTGACCCTCAGGAGTTTTATATACATAGAAATCGTTTCGATCGTGATCTCGGTGATCTTCAGTTGGGTCATGCCGTACCACTACCACCCCGTGAGGAGGTTTTTCGACGCCCTTTCCTCTCTTGTTCTGAACCCCATAAGACGGTTTCTACCTCCCATAGGATCAGTGGACATCTCGCCCATGATAGCGATATTCGTCCTTCTTTTCCTGGATGAATTCCTCGTTGAAACTCTTTTCGATCTGGCGGTGAGACTCTCGTGA
- a CDS encoding V-type ATP synthase subunit D, which yields MSGVQRGSQREIKYIQDTLEELKREEFLRLKRLKERVTRWGRTLRETH from the coding sequence ATGAGTGGAGTACAGCGCGGAAGTCAGAGAGAGATAAAATATATCCAGGATACTCTCGAAGAACTGAAGCGAGAAGAATTCCTCAGGCTCAAACGCTTGAAAGAGAGAGTAACACGCTGGGGGAGGACCCTTCGTGAAACGCATTAA
- a CDS encoding amidohydrolase: MNVKVLFKNATIFPISSKPFKGDVLVSDGKIEKVGENIQDPNAEIVDLTGKFLFPGFIDAHSHIGLFEEGVGYYYNDGNEATDPVTPHVKALDGFNPQDPAVERALSGGVTTVMIVPGSANPIGGQGSVVKFRSIVVEECVVKDPAGLKMAFGENPKRVYGEKKKTPSTRMGTAGVIRDYFIKVRNYMKKKELAEKEGKEFIETDLKMEIGEMVLNRKIPARMHAHRADDILTAIRIAEEFGFNLVIEHGTEAYKISRILAEKNVPVVVGPLLTFRTKLELKDLTMEVVAKLLKDGVLIALMCDHPVIPLEFTTVQAAAAMRYGAKEEDLLKILTVNPAKILGLEDRVGTIEAGKDADLVVWNGHPFDMKSRVERVFIEGTEVFRR, encoded by the coding sequence ATGAACGTGAAGGTACTTTTTAAAAATGCAACGATCTTCCCCATCTCTTCAAAACCTTTCAAAGGGGACGTTCTGGTTTCAGACGGAAAAATAGAGAAGGTAGGAGAAAACATCCAGGATCCCAACGCTGAAATCGTTGACCTGACCGGGAAATTCCTTTTTCCTGGATTCATAGACGCCCACTCTCATATCGGCCTCTTTGAGGAGGGAGTCGGTTACTATTACAACGACGGAAACGAGGCAACGGATCCTGTTACACCACATGTGAAAGCGCTAGACGGATTTAATCCACAGGATCCAGCGGTTGAACGGGCTCTGTCGGGTGGTGTTACCACCGTGATGATTGTTCCCGGCAGTGCCAATCCGATAGGGGGACAAGGAAGTGTTGTGAAGTTCAGATCCATCGTTGTAGAAGAGTGTGTGGTGAAAGACCCCGCGGGTTTGAAAATGGCTTTTGGTGAGAACCCCAAAAGGGTCTACGGCGAGAAAAAGAAAACTCCCTCGACGAGAATGGGAACTGCTGGTGTGATCAGAGATTACTTCATAAAAGTGAGAAACTACATGAAAAAGAAAGAACTCGCAGAGAAGGAAGGAAAAGAATTCATCGAAACAGATTTGAAGATGGAAATAGGTGAAATGGTCTTGAATAGGAAAATTCCAGCTCGAATGCACGCCCACCGTGCAGACGATATTCTCACTGCCATCAGAATAGCCGAGGAATTCGGATTCAACCTCGTGATAGAGCACGGAACGGAAGCTTACAAGATCTCCAGAATTCTTGCAGAAAAGAACGTACCTGTCGTTGTAGGTCCTCTTCTCACATTCAGAACAAAACTGGAATTGAAAGATCTAACGATGGAAGTCGTAGCGAAACTTCTGAAAGACGGTGTTCTCATCGCCTTGATGTGCGACCACCCAGTGATTCCCCTCGAGTTCACCACTGTCCAAGCTGCTGCAGCGATGAGATACGGTGCAAAAGAAGAGGATCTCTTAAAGATCCTGACGGTAAATCCCGCTAAGATCCTTGGTCTGGAAGACAGAGTGGGCACCATCGAAGCCGGAAAAGACGCGGACCTCGTGGTGTGGAATGGCCATCCGTTCGACATGAAGTCCAGGGTAGAAAGGGTTTTCATAGAGGGAACGGAGGTCTTCAGAAGATGA
- a CDS encoding NAD(+) kinase has protein sequence MKIAILYREEKEKEGALLREKLSREHEVVGFREASVANVTEADLIVVVGGDGTMLRAAKKAADGTPLVGFKAGRLGFLTSYTFEEVDQFLEDLKRGNFREELRWFIRVESDLGSHLALNDATLERDLSGKMVEIEVNVEHHSSMWFFADGVVVASPTGSTAYSLSIGGPIIFPECEVLEISPIAPQFFLTRSVVIPSSFKVTVECQREINLLIDGTMVGKTKRMIVQKAEKYVRILRPTRYDYVTVVRDKLGYGRRVE, from the coding sequence GTGAAGATAGCGATCCTCTACAGAGAAGAGAAAGAGAAGGAAGGAGCACTGCTGAGGGAAAAACTCTCGAGAGAACACGAAGTCGTGGGCTTCCGAGAAGCAAGTGTGGCAAACGTTACTGAAGCCGATTTGATAGTGGTGGTCGGTGGAGATGGTACGATGCTCAGGGCAGCAAAGAAAGCCGCCGATGGGACTCCTCTGGTGGGGTTCAAGGCGGGAAGACTTGGCTTTCTCACGTCTTACACCTTCGAAGAGGTGGATCAGTTCTTAGAGGATCTGAAAAGGGGAAACTTTCGGGAAGAATTGAGATGGTTCATTCGTGTGGAGAGTGATCTTGGTTCACACCTTGCACTGAACGATGCCACTCTAGAAAGAGACCTGAGCGGAAAGATGGTGGAAATAGAGGTGAATGTCGAACACCACTCTTCTATGTGGTTCTTCGCCGATGGAGTGGTTGTGGCTTCTCCAACTGGTTCCACAGCGTACTCACTCTCCATCGGTGGGCCGATAATATTCCCCGAATGTGAAGTGTTAGAGATTTCTCCCATTGCACCCCAGTTCTTTCTGACCAGGAGTGTGGTGATACCTTCCAGTTTCAAAGTCACCGTTGAATGTCAGAGGGAGATCAATTTGCTGATCGATGGAACGATGGTGGGTAAGACCAAGAGGATGATCGTTCAGAAGGCTGAAAAGTACGTCAGAATCCTTCGGCCAACTAGATACGATTATGTGACGGTTGTAAGAGACAAGCTGGGTTATGGGAGGCGCGTCGAGTGA
- a CDS encoding alanyl-tRNA editing protein yields the protein MKRIKIEEVVKNGKQMIAIARESPFYPDGKGGQLGDRGKIGPAKVLKVKEKNGYILHYLDSHLEPGEYEYEIDLSRRKDIACQHTAQHILSASFLKVADLETVSFHMGEKISTIDLNAPFILDEVLEEVENLANEVVRSCKKVEILEVDLEKAKNMNLRKIPEVKEKIRVVKIDEFDITACGGFHVENTGEVGLIKIIDTEKVKKTFTRIHFVAGERALRDYGNKDRLLKSLTRILTTSSQELERRVKNLLESVKEKNSKLERLAELHASLLSRNMVPEKIGRFEVYDFSGPEEVGKYLPKFLADRQNVVIVLVYPDRVEIVSNWVDCRKIFEKLKKEPGIKGGAGQRRAVISASSPSKVVEKIKGILRWF from the coding sequence GTGAAACGCATTAAGATAGAAGAAGTTGTGAAAAATGGAAAGCAAATGATAGCGATCGCAAGGGAGAGCCCTTTTTATCCGGATGGGAAAGGAGGCCAACTTGGAGACAGAGGAAAGATCGGCCCCGCAAAGGTATTGAAAGTGAAAGAAAAAAACGGCTACATCCTCCACTATCTGGATTCCCATCTTGAACCGGGCGAATACGAGTATGAGATAGACCTTTCCAGACGAAAGGACATCGCCTGTCAGCACACCGCTCAACACATTCTCTCGGCATCCTTCTTGAAGGTAGCAGATTTAGAGACTGTAAGCTTCCACATGGGAGAAAAAATATCCACGATAGATCTGAACGCTCCTTTCATTCTGGATGAAGTTCTGGAAGAAGTGGAAAACCTGGCGAATGAAGTGGTGAGAAGTTGCAAAAAGGTGGAAATATTGGAGGTGGACCTGGAGAAAGCAAAAAACATGAACCTCAGGAAGATTCCTGAGGTGAAAGAAAAAATAAGAGTGGTAAAAATAGACGAATTCGACATCACAGCGTGTGGGGGATTCCATGTTGAAAACACCGGCGAAGTGGGACTTATAAAAATTATCGACACGGAGAAGGTCAAAAAGACGTTCACCAGAATTCATTTCGTTGCGGGAGAGCGTGCTCTGAGGGACTACGGAAACAAAGACAGACTGTTGAAATCTCTGACCAGAATTCTTACCACGTCTTCTCAGGAGCTAGAAAGAAGGGTAAAAAACCTGCTGGAGAGTGTGAAGGAGAAGAATTCGAAACTCGAAAGGTTAGCAGAACTTCACGCTTCACTCTTATCCAGAAATATGGTCCCGGAGAAGATCGGTCGTTTTGAAGTGTACGATTTTAGTGGCCCAGAAGAAGTTGGAAAGTATCTACCGAAATTTCTGGCAGACAGGCAAAACGTGGTCATTGTGCTGGTGTATCCCGATCGAGTCGAAATCGTCTCAAACTGGGTTGATTGCAGAAAGATTTTCGAGAAATTGAAGAAAGAACCAGGTATCAAAGGTGGGGCAGGTCAAAGAAGGGCCGTAATATCGGCAAGTTCTCCTTCAAAAGTTGTGGAGAAAATCAAGGGGATACTGAGATGGTTCTGA
- a CDS encoding S-layer homology domain-containing protein, translating into MRKFLALILVLSALVGISQQFKDVPVNHWAYEAVTEMAKLGVLTGMPDGTFQGNSYLTRYQAAVAFSRLYKILKQPSAEISGLINKVSTLEDLVSTALMKAQNLSENFGGITSDLETLKNDVANLKSTLVDLKNLRMEVMSQVQSQTDAIQNLDSRVSDVLSRVSALESRGYASKDYVDSKVAQTVSRLSSLEQKVAAFETKSENLEALLKNTETSLKDYVEKTLKSYMETFDQKLSEIAASIDEKNTALSGEIGNLKVLVSKLQDDLETQQKTARALDARVSVLEGQVTTVNNRVENLEKRVSQVESSVGKISSLERSLGAVTARVTKVEEEVQSLSQSNTELSQKVDEIVSSKPWMDDVNSVSATLSKKISDVQTMALAGVAIGIVGVIIGFVAMGSGAQ; encoded by the coding sequence ATGAGAAAGTTCCTAGCATTGATCCTGGTACTGAGCGCCCTTGTCGGTATTTCTCAGCAGTTCAAGGACGTTCCCGTGAACCACTGGGCCTACGAGGCAGTAACGGAGATGGCAAAACTCGGTGTGCTCACTGGAATGCCGGACGGTACGTTTCAGGGGAATTCCTACCTCACAAGATATCAGGCTGCAGTTGCGTTCTCCAGGCTCTACAAAATCCTGAAACAACCGTCCGCTGAGATTTCGGGTCTCATCAACAAGGTCAGCACACTCGAGGATCTTGTGAGTACCGCTTTGATGAAGGCTCAGAATCTTTCTGAAAACTTCGGGGGAATTACATCTGATCTTGAAACCCTTAAAAACGATGTAGCGAACCTGAAATCCACCCTTGTGGACCTCAAGAATCTTAGAATGGAGGTCATGAGTCAGGTCCAGAGTCAAACAGACGCTATCCAGAACCTCGATTCCAGGGTAAGCGATGTTCTCTCGAGGGTCTCCGCCCTTGAATCCAGAGGGTACGCAAGCAAAGACTACGTAGACTCCAAGGTGGCCCAGACCGTGTCAAGACTGAGCAGCCTGGAACAGAAAGTCGCAGCATTTGAAACAAAATCCGAAAATCTCGAAGCACTTCTGAAGAACACGGAGACCTCTCTCAAAGATTATGTAGAAAAGACGTTGAAATCTTACATGGAAACCTTCGATCAGAAACTCTCAGAAATTGCCGCTTCCATTGACGAGAAAAACACCGCCCTGTCTGGAGAGATAGGCAACCTCAAGGTCCTCGTTTCCAAACTCCAGGACGACCTTGAAACCCAGCAAAAGACAGCAAGAGCTCTTGACGCACGCGTGAGCGTTCTCGAAGGACAGGTCACGACGGTCAACAATCGTGTGGAGAACCTGGAAAAGAGAGTTTCTCAGGTTGAATCCTCCGTTGGTAAGATCAGTTCCCTCGAGAGAAGCTTAGGAGCGGTTACCGCAAGGGTCACCAAAGTCGAAGAAGAAGTACAGAGCCTCAGTCAAAGCAATACAGAGCTTTCTCAAAAAGTTGACGAGATTGTCTCCTCCAAACCCTGGATGGACGATGTGAACAGCGTGAGTGCCACTCTCAGCAAAAAGATCTCGGATGTTCAGACTATGGCCCTCGCGGGGGTTGCCATAGGGATAGTGGGTGTGATCATCGGATTCGTTGCTATGGGAAGCGGAGCGCAATAA
- a CDS encoding YggS family pyridoxal phosphate-dependent enzyme, which translates to MRLKENLEGVIERIKNAALRSGRDFSEVKLVVASKYASIQEMEELFLLGVRNFGENRAQDLIKKSEYFKGKSIVWHFIGRIQTNKVKYIVPRSELIHSVWRVEELEEIEKRATKLGKIQKILIEVNVFGEKSKAGLSFENVEEFLKICHRFDHIEVYGFMTMAPYVENPEEVRWGFRELRRLKDKLSKRFSGNIKLKELSMGMSNDFEIAIEEGATMVRIGSAIFEGGK; encoded by the coding sequence ATGAGGTTGAAAGAAAACCTGGAAGGCGTCATAGAAAGGATAAAAAACGCTGCCCTTCGATCAGGCAGAGATTTTTCAGAGGTGAAACTCGTCGTTGCCTCGAAATACGCCAGCATCCAGGAAATGGAAGAGCTCTTTCTTCTTGGGGTACGAAATTTTGGTGAAAACAGGGCGCAGGATCTTATTAAAAAAAGCGAGTACTTCAAAGGAAAATCCATTGTCTGGCATTTCATAGGGAGAATCCAGACGAACAAGGTGAAATACATAGTGCCGAGGAGTGAACTCATACACTCCGTCTGGAGAGTGGAAGAACTCGAGGAGATTGAGAAGAGGGCAACAAAGCTTGGCAAGATCCAAAAGATTCTGATCGAGGTAAACGTCTTTGGTGAGAAATCGAAAGCTGGTCTGTCTTTCGAGAATGTCGAAGAGTTCTTGAAGATCTGCCATAGGTTCGACCACATAGAAGTTTACGGATTCATGACAATGGCACCGTACGTTGAGAACCCCGAAGAGGTGAGGTGGGGGTTCAGAGAGCTCAGAAGGTTGAAGGATAAACTATCAAAGAGATTCAGCGGGAACATAAAATTGAAGGAGCTCTCTATGGGAATGAGTAACGATTTTGAGATCGCAATAGAAGAAGGTGCAACTATGGTCAGAATAGGAAGTGCCATATTCGAAGGGGGGAAATGA
- the phoU gene encoding phosphate signaling complex protein PhoU, protein MNRLLSDRVEEFKKGVLKAGWFIEKMFRNSISALIERNESLAKEVIADEEVVDQMEVEIQEKAMEILGLFSPIGKHLLTVTAGIKVAELIENIADKCHDIAKNVLELMEEPPLKPLEDIPAMASQTSEMLKFSLRMFADVNVEKSFEVCRMDSKVDDLYEKVREELLLYMMESPKYVKRALLLLEIAGHIEIIADYATNIVEVSVYMVQGEPYKCYHDELLLFKKSGGVLFENID, encoded by the coding sequence GTGAACAGGTTGTTGAGTGACAGAGTTGAGGAGTTCAAAAAGGGTGTTTTGAAAGCAGGATGGTTCATAGAGAAGATGTTTCGCAACTCAATATCTGCACTCATTGAAAGAAACGAGTCGCTCGCAAAAGAGGTGATCGCTGACGAAGAAGTCGTCGACCAGATGGAAGTGGAAATCCAGGAGAAGGCCATGGAAATCCTGGGGCTTTTTTCTCCCATTGGAAAGCATCTCTTAACCGTCACCGCTGGCATAAAGGTAGCAGAACTCATAGAAAACATCGCCGACAAATGCCATGACATAGCCAAAAACGTTCTCGAACTCATGGAAGAACCTCCTCTGAAGCCACTGGAAGACATACCTGCCATGGCGAGTCAAACCTCGGAAATGTTGAAATTCTCACTGAGAATGTTCGCCGATGTGAACGTGGAAAAATCCTTTGAAGTCTGCAGGATGGATTCTAAAGTGGACGATCTGTATGAGAAGGTCAGAGAAGAACTGCTTCTCTACATGATGGAATCCCCAAAGTACGTGAAAAGAGCCCTCCTTTTGCTTGAGATAGCCGGTCACATAGAGATCATAGCAGATTACGCTACGAACATCGTGGAGGTCTCCGTCTACATGGTCCAGGGAGAACCGTACAAGTGCTA
- a CDS encoding metallophosphoesterase: MFTFVVFGDNKNSISTFSKPISAVDEEPDVSFAINTGDMVFDGSVFKWGLYLKQLKKFKVPVLHVPGNHDPADNLGNYLKIFGPLHYSFHAGNSYFTVLNSVNEERVDSYQLAWLK, encoded by the coding sequence ATTTTTACTTTCGTTGTATTCGGCGACAACAAAAACTCCATCTCCACCTTTTCCAAACCGATAAGTGCAGTAGACGAAGAACCTGATGTTTCCTTTGCGATCAACACAGGTGATATGGTTTTTGATGGTTCTGTGTTCAAATGGGGATTGTATTTGAAGCAACTTAAGAAATTCAAAGTGCCCGTGCTCCACGTTCCGGGAAACCATGATCCAGCGGACAACCTGGGAAATTATTTGAAAATCTTTGGACCCCTCCACTACTCTTTCCATGCAGGGAATTCTTACTTCACAGTGCTGAACAGTGTGAACGAAGAACGTGTTGATTCATATCAATTGGCATGGCTGAAATGA
- the panB gene encoding 3-methyl-2-oxobutanoate hydroxymethyltransferase, with the protein MNVQKIKKMKGKEKIVMVTAYDAPSARIAQDAGIDIILVGDSLGNNILGYENTIPVTMEEMLIHVAAVRRGAPKAFVIADMPFLSYQTSLEKAIENAGKFLKVGANAVKIEGGEEFGEVVQKLVESGIPVMGHIGLTPQFVNRFGGYRVQGKTEKSREYLLKSARELEKRGAFAIVLELVVEDVAKEITESVSIPTIGIGSGRFCDGQVLVWHDLLGLNPDFAPRFSKKYANLYETILKALQEFKKEVKEGIFPSEEHVFTDKS; encoded by the coding sequence GTGAACGTGCAAAAGATAAAGAAGATGAAAGGTAAAGAAAAGATCGTGATGGTCACAGCATACGACGCTCCCAGTGCCAGAATAGCTCAGGACGCGGGGATAGACATCATACTCGTTGGGGATTCCCTGGGAAACAACATTCTTGGGTATGAAAATACCATTCCTGTGACGATGGAGGAGATGCTCATACATGTGGCAGCAGTCAGGAGAGGAGCACCGAAAGCCTTCGTGATCGCGGACATGCCGTTTCTTTCCTATCAAACTTCCCTGGAGAAAGCCATAGAAAATGCTGGAAAATTCTTGAAGGTAGGCGCAAACGCTGTTAAGATAGAGGGCGGGGAAGAGTTCGGTGAAGTTGTTCAGAAGCTGGTAGAATCGGGTATTCCCGTGATGGGTCACATCGGACTCACGCCGCAGTTCGTGAACCGCTTTGGAGGTTACAGAGTCCAAGGAAAGACGGAAAAGAGTAGAGAGTACCTTCTGAAAAGTGCCAGAGAACTGGAAAAAAGGGGAGCATTTGCCATTGTTCTAGAACTAGTTGTCGAAGATGTTGCGAAAGAGATCACAGAAAGTGTCTCCATTCCAACAATTGGGATTGGCTCCGGTCGTTTTTGCGATGGCCAGGTTCTTGTGTGGCACGACCTTTTGGGATTGAACCCGGATTTCGCACCGCGCTTCTCAAAAAAATACGCGAACCTGTACGAAACGATCCTGAAAGCCCTTCAGGAATTCAAAAAAGAAGTAAAAGAGGGCATTTTTCCATCCGAAGAACACGTGTTCACAGATAAATCTTAG
- a CDS encoding DUF2520 domain-containing protein, protein MVLNFVGTGNLTRFFLECLKDRYELGYILSRNIERSINITEIYGGKPATLENHPLLCGVVFIIVPDRYIESVAKILKVKDGVLVHCSGFLASDVLRREKRASLHPNFSFSNLEKALKMKDQIVFGIEGDEEGIHVAVEIAKAISGKYIVIPPEKKKAYHLAAVVASNFPVALAYLSKRIYSSMGVEDPDHLISTLMQGVVESIGEMSVERALTGPVRRGDWEVVRVEREVFKKIFGSALIYDEIVEVLKEVTKGERAKDKEDER, encoded by the coding sequence ATGGTTCTGAATTTCGTGGGCACGGGAAACCTCACAAGGTTCTTTTTGGAGTGTTTGAAGGATCGGTATGAATTGGGATACATCCTGTCTCGTAACATAGAAAGATCCATCAATATCACCGAAATCTACGGAGGAAAACCCGCCACACTGGAGAATCACCCTCTGTTGTGTGGAGTGGTTTTTATCATCGTTCCAGATAGATACATAGAAAGTGTGGCAAAGATTCTAAAAGTGAAAGATGGCGTTCTTGTGCACTGCTCTGGGTTTCTCGCCTCGGATGTCCTGAGAAGAGAAAAAAGAGCTTCACTTCATCCTAACTTTTCCTTTTCCAACCTCGAAAAAGCACTGAAGATGAAGGATCAAATTGTGTTCGGTATCGAAGGCGATGAAGAGGGGATTCATGTCGCTGTGGAAATCGCAAAGGCAATATCGGGAAAATACATCGTGATCCCACCGGAAAAGAAAAAAGCCTACCATCTCGCTGCCGTTGTCGCCTCGAACTTTCCTGTGGCACTCGCTTACCTTTCGAAGAGGATATACTCTTCCATGGGAGTGGAAGATCCAGACCACCTCATCTCCACTCTGATGCAGGGTGTTGTAGAAAGCATAGGAGAGATGAGTGTGGAGAGAGCACTAACAGGCCCTGTTCGGCGCGGCGACTGGGAAGTGGTGAGGGTCGAAAGAGAAGTGTTCAAAAAGATCTTCGGAAGCGCTCTCATCTACGATGAAATCGTTGAAGTGCTGAAGGAGGTGACAAAGGGTGAACGTGCAAAAGATAAAGAAGATGAAAGGTAA
- the fabG gene encoding 3-oxoacyl-[acyl-carrier-protein] reductase → MRLEGKVCVITGAASGIGKAASLLFAQEGAIVAACDVSETNLSTLVEEAKGLPGKVESYVLNVTNREQVKEVMERIAQKYGRIDVLVNNAGITRDALLVRMKEEDWDAVINVNLKGVFNVTQAVVPYMIRQRSGSIINTSSVVGLYGNPGQTNYAATKAGIIGMTKTWAKELAGRNIRVNAVAPGFIETPMTEKLSEKAREAALSRIPLGRFGKPEEVAQVYLFLASDESSYITGQVIGVDGGLVI, encoded by the coding sequence ATGAGGCTTGAAGGAAAGGTGTGTGTGATCACGGGAGCTGCGAGTGGGATAGGAAAGGCCGCTTCCCTTCTTTTTGCTCAGGAAGGAGCAATTGTGGCCGCATGCGATGTGTCTGAAACTAATCTCAGTACCCTTGTAGAGGAAGCAAAAGGTCTTCCAGGGAAGGTTGAATCCTACGTGCTTAATGTGACGAACAGAGAACAGGTAAAAGAGGTCATGGAGAGGATCGCCCAGAAGTATGGTCGTATCGATGTCCTGGTGAACAACGCGGGAATAACAAGAGACGCACTCCTCGTGAGAATGAAGGAGGAAGATTGGGATGCAGTGATAAATGTGAATCTAAAGGGTGTTTTCAACGTGACACAGGCAGTAGTTCCGTACATGATCAGACAGAGAAGTGGCTCGATCATAAACACCTCTTCCGTTGTTGGGTTATATGGAAATCCCGGTCAAACCAATTATGCCGCGACCAAAGCGGGTATCATCGGGATGACGAAGACATGGGCAAAGGAGCTTGCGGGAAGGAACATCAGGGTGAACGCCGTAGCGCCTGGTTTTATAGAGACACCAATGACCGAAAAGCTCTCTGAGAAAGCAAGAGAAGCGGCCCTCTCCAGGATACCCCTCGGTAGATTTGGAAAACCCGAAGAGGTAGCTCAGGTGTACCTGTTTCTTGCATCCGACGAGTCGAGCTACATCACAGGACAGGTGATAGGAGTGGATGGGGGCCTCGTGATCTGA